Proteins from a genomic interval of Niabella soli DSM 19437:
- a CDS encoding ORF6N domain-containing protein, whose protein sequence is MAKADLQMLVAEQKILNRIYVIRGQKIMLDRDLAEMYGVETRRLNEQVKRNSKRFPKDFMFALTQKELDNLMSQIATSSLAANWGGIRKLPNAFTEQGVAMLSSVLNSDTAIEVNIRIIRVFTKLKEYTLTHSEILRQLAQLEKEVKGNSRNIENIFVVLKELIEKQSRPLSRNKIGFKQNIE, encoded by the coding sequence ATGGCAAAGGCTGACCTGCAAATGCTTGTAGCAGAACAAAAAATCCTCAACCGCATTTATGTAATACGTGGGCAAAAAATAATGTTAGATAGGGATTTAGCGGAAATGTATGGCGTGGAGACAAGGCGCTTGAACGAACAGGTAAAACGCAACAGCAAACGCTTTCCGAAAGACTTTATGTTTGCGCTTACCCAAAAAGAACTGGACAACTTGATGTCGCAAATTGCGACTTCAAGTTTGGCGGCAAACTGGGGCGGCATCCGAAAACTTCCCAACGCTTTTACGGAACAGGGAGTAGCCATGCTTTCCAGCGTATTGAACAGCGATACGGCCATAGAAGTCAATATCCGGATTATCCGCGTATTTACAAAGCTTAAGGAATATACCCTTACTCATAGTGAGATCCTGCGACAGCTGGCGCAACTGGAAAAAGAGGTGAAAGGCAATAGCCGGAATATTGAGAATATTTTCGTGGTGCTCAAAGAGCTGATCGAAAAACAAAGCCGCCCGCTGTCAAGAAATAAGATCGGGTTTAAACAAAATATAGAGTGA
- a CDS encoding VOC family protein encodes MKRIIVTVLLIAASFVLGFAFKTMTTNHNNKMKKVTGIGGIFFKCKDPKKMTAWYQKHLGLPANPYGASFEWYEGDDSTKKAQTQWTPFPETTKYFGPSAQDFMINYRVENLEALVEELKKEGVTIVDKIETYDYGKFVHILDAEGNKVELWEPKD; translated from the coding sequence ATGAAACGAATAATCGTAACCGTATTGCTGATTGCCGCATCGTTTGTGCTGGGCTTCGCTTTTAAAACAATGACAACAAACCATAACAATAAAATGAAAAAAGTAACAGGCATCGGGGGCATTTTTTTTAAATGCAAAGACCCAAAGAAAATGACGGCATGGTATCAAAAACATTTGGGCCTGCCCGCCAACCCGTATGGAGCTAGTTTTGAGTGGTATGAAGGCGATGACAGCACCAAAAAAGCACAAACACAATGGACGCCCTTCCCGGAAACGACAAAATACTTTGGCCCCTCCGCCCAGGACTTTATGATCAATTACCGGGTTGAAAATCTGGAAGCGCTTGTGGAGGAGCTGAAAAAAGAAGGCGTGACCATTGTTGATAAAATTGAAACCTACGATTACGGAAAGTTTGTGCATATCCTGGATGCCGAAGGCAACAAAGTGGAATTGTGGGAGCCGAAGGATTAG